The DNA sequence tataaataataaagaaaCGTATGGACGCCGTAATGCAGTTATGCATGCGTTATCCAATTCATCTCAAACCTAACATTTTCTAAGTTGCAAGACTCTTTGTCTTTTGagactaaaattaaaagattaGATTAAGTATTGTATTTGATAGCTAGAGAGAGTgacattaaaattttagttttaaaatatgaacttttaattttttaaatatttttaaaaaataaaaatataaaaaattaaaatttttatgttttttttaaatattcttattttttaaaattttagatttatttttaaatttttatatttatcttaactcaaatataatattaagaTATAACTTAATTTACTATATTTTATACCAAACGTAATATATAAACTtaatttaatatctatttttCAATCTCTGTCTCAAATTTTTATCTCTCGGtctcgattttttttttttcaaacagcCTAACTGCCCTATCTCACCATTTCCGTGAGAAGCGTCAACCCttggctaatttttttagttatggAAGTTTAAAATGTGTTATACTCAATTATGGAAAAATGGTGTGTTTTTTATAAATATggagatattttttttttaaattaaaactcaCAAATCTAGGCTCAGTTTTGTTTTTGGAAACAAAACTTAGAGTCAGATTTGGGGTaatagagaaatctgagcttcaAATTTgtgtgaaaaaaaatgataaaccACAAATCTGACCCTCAGATTTGtgatataacaaaaaaaaattaaaatacacaaaactGTGCCTCAGTTTTGTGATTAtccatacaaaaaaaaaaacacaccaCTTCTCCACATTATTTAAAAACACCACCATAAtctcaataataaaaataaaaagtgtcAACCCTTACCCTCCTCTGTTGAATTAATATATCAATCTACAAAGTCAAGTACCTAACAAGTAGTAAGTACAGATAAATTGACTTAGTCTTTGAATATTTTATAGTACTACTAGTAGACATATAGGTAAGACAGTTTACATTTTACATGCAATGCAagccttttttttaattttaaaaatcatggTGACAAAGAGCATAGATAAAGTGCGACAAAATCGGGTGGTGCGTTTTGTAGAACCGTCAATCACGGAGGGAAAAAAACTTTATTTGTCTGCTTTAACAATTTAGGTACTTTAGCTGTTTACCAATTAGCATGCGGGTCCAACCAATTATTGAATACACACTTAATGGGCACAGGATTCGGTGGTCCAAGAATCTTTGGACTACTTAGTGGTCCAaataaaaaacatgtttttagagtttttttattaattgctACGTAGTttttgaactaattttaattacaaatcaaccccatatattttatttaattataaaaatagttttttattttataaattattattttatcaattatcaattatattaattaacaatcaaatacaaaaataacaaccaattatatcctccattcatcctaataatttcaattgattaaaaaattaactttgatCTCGTTACGTTCATCCATGACTTTCAAATCGTGTTTccttgaaattcaatcgattggtttttcaaaacaatcgattgaatgataactcaatcgattggtttacactatatcacaaaacaatcgattgaaagttgtaaggtagaatggtaaaaagcttataccaatcgattgtttatactttccaatcgaatgaatgcctcaaaacaatcgattgttgttgttactcaatcgattgaattcacgaaaacaacatggatttgccaaatacaatcgattggaaagtgatgacattgaagttttagccaaattcaatcgattggtaatgtaatccaatcgattggaaggtgatgaagttgaatgttttgtcaatttcaatcgattggtaatggtacataaaatttataaaacatcaatgatattttcttttaaattaatttataaaattttttagatttgtgtcttatgaaaagtaaaaaaaaaaattatagtagaGTAAAACTTAGCTGAAACCAAATAACATAGTGTAACACACATCTTTgatcaatattaaaaaaaaaattagcctaatTATGTacataaaatcctaaaaaatacagttctatcttttttaattaagttagcTTTAAAATACCAATAATGCTTTTTCATGTGCTGCttttaatctaaaattttagaaaaaattgatttaaaatattataatgttATTATATTGGCACAACCCTTTATTTTTGTATGataaatataagtatatttttatataaagtatttaaagtatataaaaatgtactcctattataaaaaaaatatttaaaaagtcattaaatttttatatgttattaaaatttaataaatacaagtacatttttatatgttatttttaattcaatgtACTAATAggagttaaaattaatttatatttaataattttatactaaaattaatttactataattttgttttatacttcttttagtatattttttttatattatatagtattttttttagtatctTATTGTACAATGTGTAATTCGAATTATCATTTGATTCGAAATgtgagtaattcgaatcaatttGATTCGAACTTCCTCCTACTCACGTGCTCCTACTAATTCGAATTGATACAATTCGAATTATGCTTTTATAATTCGTTCTAAGTTGATTCGGATTACTTGTATGCAATGGTTGGGAATAATTGGAGCTGTATTGATTCAAATTATTAAGGAATGTAATTCGAATAAAGTTGTTTCGAATTACATTAAAGTGTGCTTTGGTGAATTCTTGTATCAGATTCTTGTTTGGCTTATATGCGTAATAAACTTCTCTCCTTGGCTTAAATACGTTTTTTACCCTCAGTTGTATATTAACTCTAAATATATTAAAAGCTCAATATATTCTAACATTTAACTAATTGCAAACACTTATCCCAAAACATATTTACAAAAATTAGAGCACTGGTTACTAATATTTTAACGAAACTAAATTTGTGCAtaacacaaataaataaattaagcatACTTACTACTTGATACGCTGCTACCTTATCAATATCATAtactttttgtattttttactcTGCCTTACTTAAATAAAAGCAAAAAGTACTATTGATCggcaaaattaattttataaattaccaatttataaattaatttcatgtaccattaccaatcgattgaaattggCAAAACATTCAACTTCATTACcttccaatcgattggattacattaccaatcgattgaatttggctaaaacttcaatgtcatcactttccaatcgattgtatttggcaaatccatgttgttttcgtgaattcaatcgattgttttgaggCATTCATTCGATTGGAAAGTATAAACAATCGATCGGTATAAGTTTTTTACCATTCTACCTTACaactttcaatcgattgttttgtgatatAGTGTAAACAAATCGATTGAGTTAttattcaatcgattgaatttcaaggAAACACGATTTGGAAGCCATGGACGAACATAACGAGatcaaagttaattttttaatcaattggaattattaggatgaatggaggatataattggttgttatttttgtatttaattgttaataaatataatagataattgataaaataataatttataaaataaaaaattatttttataattaaataaaatctatgGAGttgatttgtaattaaaattagttcaagGACTACGTAGCAATTgataaaaaaactctaaaaacatgttttttactTGGACCACTAAGTGGTCCAAAGGTTCCTGGACCACCGAATCCTGTGCCCACTTAATGTCGTTTGAGTTTATCTTTTGATAATGAATAAAATTGATGAAGTTGAAATAATAGATCATGCTACTGATTTCTGCACTGCCTAATTGACAAATGACAGAAACTTGGCAAATTGGCCTAGAATCACAACCAGAGAGAGTGGGAAAAGGTATTCattactttatttttatatccCTGAGAAGCAAACATGAGTACATGAACAGAATGAACCACAGAAGGAATGTTATTCTCAGTAGTATAGCAGCAAATAAAAGGCTAATTTAGCAGTCCTAACATAATCACTAATCACTATCTTTCTTACTTGCCATAGTTGTTGGTGAATGGTGATCATTGGAACTGTAAGTGTGATACAGAAGGGAAGGTATCACTGTCAAAGTCATGCACCACTATCTTTGGGCtggttttgaaaacaaaaagttaaaagtaaaaaattaaaacattcaATAATATAATAGTGTTACATAAACATTTGATGATATATTATCACGTTGACAACTAAATAAACGGGAGACAAATATGACATTATACATGGACAGTATTTCTAAATCTTGGGCAAGATTTAATAGGATTATCATTAAGTAAAAACATTTAATTAACACCCCATAAATAAACCTacccttttaattctttttgtgaATCTTGATCTAAAGTACAGATAAAAAAAACACTGAACACCCATATTATGAATACTCCAAAGCAAGCAATAATGCAAAGTGAACTCTGAAGTTCACTTGGCTAGCTCATCATGGTTCGAAGACCTCTTGTTCATCCTCAAAAACCTCTTGGTTCTGGTAACCTTCCATAGATTTCTTGTTGTGGTAGTTGTTGTTGCCAAAGTAGCCCCTATTATTGTACCAGTTCTCAGAGCTCACTCCTTCTCTTGCTGTTGGGTTGTACTTCTCTGAGTTAACATCATAAAAGTATTTACCACCCTCCATAAACCTGGTGTCACTCAACCCTTGCCTCTCACCATTGTTGTAGAAGTACCTGTTGTTggcaccattattgttgttgaaagaGTATCTgtcattattgttgttgtagTAATATTTCTGGTTGCTGTTCTGGTTTTCCATGGGAGAGTTGTATCCTCCTTCTGTGTACTTTGTGCCGCTGAATCCATTATCCTTGGTGTTGTCGAAGAaatagttgttgttgttgttattgttgctgctgctgctaTAAGAATTCCCCGCAAGCCTTGCATCACTCAATTCATTTTGGTTGGTGCTAAAGGAATCTTTGTTAAAGCTATagaaattgttgttgttgttggtaaACTTGGTAGTTTCCTCAGACTCAGTTTTATATGGCTGGTAAGTAGTAGTGGTGgaggtggaggaggaggaggagggagGGTTGAGGCCAGATTCATGGCCATATAAACCATAGCTGTTATCTGTCTCAGGGATGAACACAGCTTGTTTTTGCTCTGTTGGTCCTTCATTGTTGGGAACAACCTGTGTGTCCTTGACATTGTTGTTGAAATGGGGGACTTTGCTGAAGAACTGGCTCTCTCTTGCATCAGTTTGCAGAGAAAACAGAAGGGTTGTCAAGAAAAGGAGAGAAATGAGGTTTGAGGATGGAGCCATACCTAAGTCACAGTCAAAGACAGGAAGGATGCTTGAGACTCTCTGTTACCCTATCACACCTTTGGTTTTTCCAACTTTATATAGAGCTACTTCAActttattatgtatatataacattttaatatttttactttataaCAATATATGAATATGATTaaatatatgtaaaaaaaaCAGTTTATTAGCAGTGGCATATCGCATACATATATGACACTTGGACACGATGGATAATTTAATAGTGCAAAAGCCTGGTCATTTATCctatctttctctttctctttagACCATATACTAATAAAGCCAAACATTTAATAAACTAACATCCTAATAGATATAACGTTTCTTCTAAGCAAGCACTAGTGATTTCAGTAGCATCATAAATTGAAACAGCCACAGAATGAATGATGAATGCAAGTAGCAAAAGTGAGGGGAAGCTTGGGTGGGTGATGTGCATTATTATTCCCAATTACTGATTTTAGAGTTAGGAAAAGTATAGATAGACaatgaaaatactaaaaaatgtGAACAATGAATATATCAAATTTTCATTTCACTAGGTGTACGGAaagttattctaatattaagatttatgTGAGTAATTTAGAAGTGTAGTATGTTTTGATTTAATTGATGGTTGTTCAtgttattcaaaaaaaatattggttaCCTAACATAACCCAGTTAGTTATCCGAACACTGTCACAATTGTTTATTTAGTGCAAATTGCACCATAAATTAGGGCTCTATGaaacacaaataaataaagaaatgacaaagttaacttttaaaattaaaaaattttacacaGAAAAAATATCATTAACATCCATAAATGGCGTCAAAGAAAATCCCGAGGAAGATTACAGTTAAGTGAGACTTAATTAAGAAGATTACCACCTTATAAGATAATAATTAATGTTTGTCAAAAATTAAAAGTGGAAGGTAAGCAGTGTATATATATGAAAATGAGAGCGATAGAGAGAGAGTAATGATGCGTGTGGATTGTGGGAGTGGGTGGGACATAAGAAAATAATAGCATTTGGTGGCACTAACCATGTCCATGTGAGAATGGTCTATGCTTTTGTGTACACTATGGAATGCACCTAATCCTTttacttctttgagcagtgatGACTTACTCTATGATCCGATATCCTCATCAACAACGCGCTTATTTAGTAGTGGACATTTCTGAAAGTTAGTGGCACCAAGGTCGGTATTCAATTGAATTTCATTCATTCGTTCGTTCattattctttttgttttggaaCTGTAGACTGGAGTCACTCAAATCTAAGTTGGTTAATGTCAAATTCAATATGTTTTTCGGAACTGATGGAATTTTCACGAATAATGCAATGTGTTTTAATTTCCTCGCTAAATAACACTTATTCAACGGTGCATTTGTGTGTTTCATCACTTTCATGTATTATGCATGCAAAGCCAACTACTACATTGGTCAGTGGTCATGTTCATGTGATTATGCTATGTTAGTTGTTTACTTGATTCATCCCATAAAAGGAGGACATAAAAAAAATGTGACTACGTTATAGAAGATGTTAAATAGTATTTACAATTctgaatttattattatttgttcttagcgaagaaaaaaaaaagaggctaTAGGCATAGCAGTCTCTAGGCAGTCATTGAATGAATATAGTTTTGTTAAGCAAAGTAAGAAACTATATATTATAGTCATCATTCCTAAGGTATGGAGATGGATGCTTATGAAAGctaagagaaagagaaaaagaaaaaggacaAGGGGGGTGAACAATTTCAAAAGGATGGATTGAAGGTAAAGAAGGGCTTCTTGGAAGTTTCTTTGTGCAAGAAATGAGATCACAATGAGAAAGTGCAGGTAGCAATAATCATGAAAGTTGATTTTATAAAGTGGAAGTGTCTAGTTCAATTCAGTCACTTAGACTAGTCTAAAGCCCACTGGTCACCACCAAAAGAAAAACTAGAGGGCGTGTGTGAGTGTCtatgactaaaaaaaaaaaagaaatttagtGTGTTAGTATGTTGTATTCTCTACCACCAAAATATAATGGATAAAAATATACTTAAAATTTTACATAGTAGTTATAATtacatttaaattatttaatgagTCATGTGTATATATTATTTGTTTGCTCTAATAAACACATTCACTTTTTTAGCTATAGACGTGTCTATTAGTTTTACTGTATATGTGACAAATTTTGGTCCAAAATGACATTATTACTATTAATAATATGTCTGTTTTGTTGTCACCtaagataaaattattttaaaattaaatttttaagtgaaaataaattaaaaaaaaagaaatgaattGAAATATGAAAAGATAAgttttttcattcttctttctaAAACAGTTTGCATTCTTGAAAGCATTAGAAATTCTTAGCGGAGAGGCCATAAGAGTGAAGTGAAGATATTGTTTGAGTTTGTGCTATGGTATTAGTGCAATGCTATAGGTGAATATTAGAGCAAATATCATAAGTAACAATAATACACAAAATTCCAACCCAAAACAAATGtcctgaatcatttttttaatacagTTTATGTCTTCATCAATTTGATTAATTGTATTCTATAATTTCTTCACATCTTTCTTTACTTTTGTTGTACCCTTAGTAAGGTTAATCTTCTCTCGACATAGTTGTTTCTATGGactttcttcaatttttttttgtcccCATATTTCtgatatttttctttcaatttcattgGCCCATACAAAATATTCACATCTTTGTTTAGTACTATGTAGTATGTACATTTTACACACTTATTAgatcaaagaaaaaaaacgaaagaaaTGGATGAAATCCTAAACCCAATTTCAAATAATAAGGcaagataaaaaattatctcttatagagttcatgaaagaaataaTCTACCTATATTCCAATCTATTTTATACTTTAGTATAAATGTTTTAAATTCGTACAAACACTTCTgtatcacttctttttcttcttcttcttgatcttcagcAATAAAAATCTGCCGCAAAAAACACTACCACAACTTAGGGATATGGGGCTCTCCGTTTCTTGAAGTGAAGCCatattttttgttctctgttagGATTTTAGAAATGTTGGCAATTTTTGGAAATAAAAAGATAGATGGTTTAGGTTTATTtttacttaaaattttaattttaaaatgattttatcTTACATGACAATAAAATAGACACATCACTTATAGTAACAGCACCATTCTGGACCAAAGTCGTTTCACATGTGTAATAAAACTAACAGAGACACACGTTTATGGTCAGAAAGATAAATGTGTCTATcgaaaaaaaatcatttttgaaaaaaaaaaggttcaAAACACACAGGTGAAGCGAAAAAGTTAGAAAAAAAAACTCACCTTAAAAACGCCTAGTAAAAACTCACGTCAATAGCTATCTCGATGTCATTTTCGGCATTACCATCAACAATAAAATGAATTTTTGTACTTCCACTCCTTGTAGTGAATTAGAGACATGTTAAAGATTTCTTCAACACCTTTTTCTATGTTCTGAAATAATCTCCTATTCATTTTCAGCTAGACTTTTCAAACAATCGCGAAGTAACTTATGAACCACTTGTTATGCTCCTCTTTCCTACTTGTAACCCCTGTCCAGTTTTAAAAATGTTCCTTTAAAGTACCTGGAGATGACCATTATCTGCCAAATACAGATAACCAAGCACACCACACCTTCCAAATAAATTCACAGTCAAGAAACAAGTGATGAACATATTCAACATCCTTATTATATAATACACAGTAATTATCACCCTGATTAACAATTTCTAGCCGACACAATCTTTCTTTTGTATTCACCCTGCTTATCAATACAAATCAAGCAAATAGCTTTACTCTTGGAGGGACTAATCCTTTTTAAAGAATGTTAGTAAAGCTATAGCTTGTTACGTCATTCAAAAACGTTTCTACCTGTAGCACTGTACAAaagagttaataaaaaaataccttatttgttaaatttttagaCAACTCTATTTTTTCTGTCAGAAACTAATTTAACCGattactgttttttttttttaaaaagctCCATTAGTAGTAACACATGATTTTGATATATGTTATGGACTAAGTC is a window from the Arachis stenosperma cultivar V10309 chromosome 3, arast.V10309.gnm1.PFL2, whole genome shotgun sequence genome containing:
- the LOC130967131 gene encoding protein E6-like, which gives rise to MAPSSNLISLLFLTTLLFSLQTDARESQFFSKVPHFNNNVKDTQVVPNNEGPTEQKQAVFIPETDNSYGLYGHESGLNPPSSSSSTSTTTTYQPYKTESEETTKFTNNNNNFYSFNKDSFSTNQNELSDARLAGNSYSSSSNNNNNNNYFFDNTKDNGFSGTKYTEGGYNSPMENQNSNQKYYYNNNNDRYSFNNNNGANNRYFYNNGERQGLSDTRFMEGGKYFYDVNSEKYNPTAREGVSSENWYNNRGYFGNNNYHNKKSMEGYQNQEVFEDEQEVFEP